The Myxococcota bacterium genome has a window encoding:
- a CDS encoding MlaE family lipid ABC transporter permease subunit — protein sequence MFELVRDVGWRTIENVHGLGGITLFGSRLVYETLVPPYRLRRVIDELYNTGVLSLAIVCTSGLAVGLVLGLQGYNTLVRFGAEQSVGAVVGLSLVRELGPVLTALLVTGRAGSAVAAEIGAMVATEQLDGLRMMSVDPLDFVTQPKALALALAMPLLSALFIVFGLFGGYLVGVGLLGVDAGTYLSSLENNIDFRNDVLGSLLKSVVFGALVGLVATWRGYTSAPNSAGVSRATTGAVVQASVATLMFDYVITALWGVGV from the coding sequence ATGTTCGAGCTGGTTCGCGACGTCGGCTGGCGCACGATCGAGAACGTCCACGGCCTGGGCGGAATCACGCTGTTCGGCTCACGGCTGGTCTACGAGACCTTGGTGCCGCCGTACCGGCTGCGCCGTGTGATCGACGAGCTCTACAACACGGGCGTGCTGTCACTCGCGATCGTGTGCACGTCGGGCCTGGCGGTGGGGCTGGTGCTCGGGCTGCAGGGCTACAACACGCTGGTGCGCTTCGGCGCCGAGCAGAGCGTGGGCGCGGTGGTGGGTCTCTCGCTCGTGCGCGAGCTCGGCCCGGTGCTCACCGCGCTGCTCGTGACCGGCCGCGCCGGCTCGGCGGTGGCTGCGGAGATCGGCGCCATGGTCGCGACCGAGCAGCTCGACGGGCTGCGCATGATGTCGGTCGACCCGCTGGACTTCGTGACCCAGCCCAAGGCGCTGGCGCTCGCGCTCGCCATGCCGCTGCTCTCCGCGCTGTTCATCGTGTTCGGCCTGTTCGGCGGGTATCTCGTGGGCGTGGGCCTGCTGGGCGTCGACGCGGGCACGTATCTCTCGAGCCTCGAGAACAACATCGACTTCCGCAACGACGTGCTGGGCAGCCTGCTGAAGTCGGTGGTGTTCGGCGCGCTGGTCGGCCTGGTGGCCACCTGGCGCGGCTACACGTCGGCGCCGAACTCCGCGGGGGTCAGCCGTGCGACCACGGGCGCAGTGGTGCAAGCTTCGGTGGCCACACTGATGTTCGACTACGTGATCACCGCACTCTGGGGGGTTGGGGTATGA
- a CDS encoding ABC transporter substrate-binding protein, whose protein sequence is MLLCLAAAPRAFAADDLAAAKASFQQTVDDTLAILNDKSLSHDARVRKLEAIANDRFDFPKMAQFVLGKNRSQLTPEQQAQFLEEFKQHLTLTYGRTFDRYTGGEKIAVSDARLETNKDVTIRMNLSGGSAPPDGVRIDYRLRQNGERWLVIDVIPEGVSLIGNFRSQVQEIVTQKGVANLIQTLHEKNAQAQSERSS, encoded by the coding sequence GTGCTGCTGTGCCTCGCCGCGGCGCCGCGCGCGTTCGCAGCCGACGATCTGGCGGCAGCCAAGGCATCGTTCCAGCAGACCGTCGACGACACGCTCGCGATCCTGAACGACAAGTCACTGAGTCACGACGCGCGCGTGCGGAAGCTCGAGGCGATCGCCAACGACCGCTTCGACTTCCCGAAGATGGCGCAGTTCGTTCTCGGCAAGAACCGCTCGCAGCTCACGCCCGAGCAGCAGGCTCAGTTCCTGGAAGAGTTCAAGCAGCACCTGACGCTCACCTACGGGCGCACCTTCGACCGCTACACCGGGGGCGAGAAGATCGCCGTCAGCGACGCGCGGCTCGAGACCAACAAGGACGTGACGATCCGCATGAACCTGTCCGGCGGCAGCGCGCCACCCGACGGCGTGCGCATCGACTACCGCCTGCGCCAGAACGGTGAACGCTGGCTGGTGATCGACGTGATTCCCGAAGGCGTGAGCCTGATCGGGAACTTCCGCTCGCAGGTCCAGGAGATCGTGACCCAGAAGGGCGTCGCGAACCTGATCCAGACGCTGCACGAGAAGAACGCCCAGGCGCAGTCCGAGCGCTCCAGCTAG
- a CDS encoding porin, producing MTRGLLLAALWVLPGAARGEEPAPAPAPVQEPAEESWHLEHRFAWDGAPTYEVWALTPDQITQELKLVQDFGIVGRVGASLFVDYGYDWSANPDDRNGWDAQLRRLRIETLGRVSYGIDTYYKVSLGAEEGRFYLNDFWLGWYPTAWFERVRFGYIDPPFSLEQLTSSTERSFMEAAAPVSAFAPGYRLGLEGRNRWLDPDVALIGSLSSVGQSQQFSDASDSPFRASLRAAWRPGGVPDDPNAALLHLGLSFGYSFSGSGDIHYRARPESSISPYLVDTGDIQGDAAQVGVEFARRAGPLTLQGEWIGSFVSSSDFGSRFFHGGYFETAYMMTGEIRPYDARSGLFTPIQPKVPFDWDERSFGSLELAARISYINLSDGPVHGGSMTTLNGGVVWGLNRWARIHFDAIWATVHDRPGPGSNLIGQMRIELSLN from the coding sequence GTGACTCGTGGCCTCCTCCTCGCCGCGCTCTGGGTGCTCCCGGGCGCGGCGAGGGGGGAGGAGCCGGCGCCCGCGCCCGCGCCCGTACAGGAGCCGGCCGAGGAGAGCTGGCACCTCGAGCACCGCTTCGCCTGGGACGGGGCGCCGACCTACGAGGTCTGGGCGCTGACTCCGGACCAGATCACGCAGGAGCTCAAGCTCGTTCAGGACTTCGGCATCGTGGGCCGGGTCGGAGCCAGCCTGTTCGTCGACTACGGCTACGACTGGTCCGCCAATCCCGACGACCGCAACGGCTGGGACGCCCAGCTCCGCCGGCTGCGCATCGAGACGCTCGGGCGCGTCTCGTACGGGATCGACACCTACTACAAGGTGTCTCTCGGTGCCGAAGAGGGGCGCTTCTATCTCAACGACTTCTGGCTCGGCTGGTACCCCACCGCGTGGTTCGAGCGGGTCCGCTTCGGGTACATCGACCCGCCGTTCTCGCTCGAGCAGCTCACCTCGAGCACGGAGCGCTCGTTCATGGAGGCCGCGGCGCCGGTCTCCGCGTTCGCGCCCGGCTATCGGCTCGGGCTCGAAGGCCGGAACCGCTGGCTCGACCCCGACGTGGCGCTGATCGGCAGTCTCTCGTCCGTCGGCCAGTCACAGCAGTTCAGCGACGCCTCGGACTCGCCCTTTCGCGCCTCGCTGCGCGCCGCCTGGCGGCCGGGTGGGGTGCCGGACGACCCCAACGCGGCGCTCTTGCACCTGGGGCTCTCGTTCGGATACTCGTTCTCGGGCTCGGGCGACATCCACTACCGCGCGCGTCCCGAGAGCTCGATCTCGCCCTATCTCGTCGACACCGGCGACATCCAAGGCGACGCGGCGCAGGTGGGCGTGGAGTTCGCGCGCCGCGCCGGCCCGCTCACCCTGCAGGGCGAGTGGATCGGGTCGTTCGTGAGCTCCAGTGACTTCGGATCGCGCTTCTTCCACGGCGGCTACTTCGAGACGGCCTACATGATGACCGGGGAGATCCGCCCCTACGACGCGCGCTCCGGCTTGTTCACTCCCATCCAGCCGAAGGTCCCCTTCGATTGGGACGAGCGCAGCTTCGGGAGCCTCGAGCTCGCCGCGCGTATCTCCTACATCAATCTGAGCGACGGCCCCGTGCACGGCGGCTCGATGACCACGCTCAACGGCGGCGTGGTCTGGGGCCTGAACCGCTGGGCACGCATCCACTTCGACGCGATCTGGGCCACCGTGCACGACCGGCCCGGCCCGGGCTCGAACCTGATCGGGCAGATGCGGATCGAGCTGAGTCTCAACTGA
- a CDS encoding SDR family NAD(P)-dependent oxidoreductase, producing MKLEGRVAVVTGAASGIGRAVALELARRGCSLALVDVNEAGLQETADRVRALGRKVSLHGADVSDRTRMERLPAEVLAEHGHVHVLVNNAGVSVSGELADQSLDDFHWIVGINFWGVVYGCKLFLPQLLREDEGQIVNISSLFGLVGVPTQVSYNATKYAVRGISEALISELSGTRVGVTCVHPGGIRTNIVRASRGSTPRDVEDNRNTAELFERFAMPPEKAARKIVRAIERNRARVRIGVETYLADWLKRLAPVTSQRLLGWGWRRSRQG from the coding sequence GTGAAGCTAGAGGGGCGGGTCGCGGTGGTGACCGGAGCGGCCAGCGGCATCGGCCGGGCCGTCGCGCTCGAGCTGGCCAGGCGCGGCTGCTCGCTCGCGCTGGTGGACGTGAACGAGGCCGGCTTGCAGGAGACGGCCGACCGCGTGCGGGCGCTGGGGCGGAAGGTCTCGCTGCACGGGGCCGACGTCTCGGACCGCACGCGCATGGAGCGCCTGCCGGCCGAGGTGCTGGCCGAGCACGGGCACGTGCACGTGCTGGTGAACAACGCGGGCGTCTCGGTCTCGGGTGAGCTCGCCGACCAGTCACTCGACGACTTCCACTGGATCGTCGGCATCAACTTCTGGGGCGTGGTGTACGGCTGCAAGCTGTTCCTGCCGCAGCTCCTGCGCGAGGACGAGGGTCAGATCGTGAACATCTCCTCGCTCTTCGGGCTGGTGGGCGTGCCCACGCAGGTGTCCTACAACGCCACCAAGTACGCGGTGCGCGGCATCTCCGAAGCGCTGATCTCGGAGCTGTCGGGCACGCGCGTGGGAGTCACCTGCGTTCACCCGGGCGGGATCCGCACCAACATCGTGCGCGCCTCGCGCGGCTCGACGCCCCGGGACGTGGAAGACAACCGCAACACCGCCGAGCTGTTCGAGCGCTTCGCCATGCCGCCCGAGAAGGCGGCGCGCAAGATCGTGCGCGCGATCGAGCGCAACCGGGCGCGCGTGCGGATCGGCGTCGAGACCTACCTGGCTGACTGGCTGAAGCGGCTGGCGCCGGTGACCAGCCAGCGCCTGCTGGGCTGGGGCTGGAGGCGCTCCCGTCAGGGGTGA
- a CDS encoding cytochrome P450: MSARREPRWDPASPEVQANPHPHLARLRDAGPIHRHLEADGNVAWILTRHVDCAALLRDPSWSAAKFPASVLATVAADPQAPFSVVARTALHMMLLKDGADHARLRTLVNKAFTPRVVAELRPRVQAIADELLDAAAGRGEFDAIEDLGMPLPIIVIAELFGVPLERHADLKRWSDAIATFLDGTIRAGGLAGAAGACLEMREYLDGLIAQRRAQPRTDLLSRLIAAREVGDQLSDDELFSTVVLVLGAGHETTTNLIGNGLHALLRHPGELAKLVARPELIGPAIEELLRFEGPVTVTSRRPGAVARELLGERIEPGQEVSLMLAGANRDPAVWTHPDRLDLARGDARHLAFGFGAHFCLGAALARLEAQIALGSAVARFPNMKLADESPEWKPGIVLRGLRELWIRL; encoded by the coding sequence ATGAGCGCCCGCCGCGAGCCCCGCTGGGACCCCGCTTCGCCCGAAGTCCAGGCCAACCCGCATCCTCACCTCGCGCGCTTGCGCGACGCGGGGCCGATCCACCGCCACTTGGAAGCCGACGGGAACGTGGCGTGGATCCTGACCCGCCACGTCGACTGCGCGGCGCTGCTGCGCGACCCGAGCTGGTCGGCCGCGAAATTCCCCGCGTCGGTGCTCGCCACCGTGGCTGCGGACCCGCAGGCGCCGTTCAGCGTGGTGGCGCGCACGGCCCTGCACATGATGCTGCTGAAGGACGGCGCCGATCACGCGCGCCTGCGCACGCTCGTGAACAAGGCGTTCACGCCGCGCGTCGTGGCCGAGCTGCGGCCGCGCGTGCAGGCGATCGCCGACGAGCTGCTCGACGCCGCGGCGGGCCGCGGCGAGTTCGACGCGATCGAGGACCTGGGCATGCCCCTGCCGATCATCGTGATCGCCGAGCTGTTCGGCGTCCCGCTCGAGCGCCACGCCGACCTGAAGCGCTGGTCGGACGCGATCGCCACCTTCCTCGACGGCACGATCCGCGCGGGCGGCCTGGCCGGCGCGGCCGGCGCCTGTCTCGAGATGCGCGAGTATCTCGACGGCCTGATCGCGCAGCGCCGCGCGCAGCCGCGCACCGACCTCTTGAGTCGACTGATCGCGGCGCGCGAGGTGGGCGACCAGCTCTCCGACGACGAGCTGTTCTCGACCGTCGTGCTCGTGCTCGGCGCAGGTCACGAAACCACCACCAACCTGATCGGGAACGGGCTCCACGCCCTGCTGCGCCACCCCGGCGAGCTCGCGAAGCTGGTCGCGCGGCCCGAGCTGATCGGGCCCGCGATCGAGGAGCTGCTGCGCTTCGAAGGACCGGTCACGGTCACCTCGCGGCGCCCGGGCGCCGTGGCGCGCGAGCTGCTCGGCGAACGCATCGAGCCGGGCCAGGAGGTCTCGCTGATGCTGGCCGGGGCCAACCGTGACCCCGCCGTGTGGACGCACCCGGACCGGCTCGACCTCGCGCGCGGCGACGCGCGCCACCTGGCGTTCGGCTTCGGCGCGCACTTCTGCCTGGGCGCGGCGCTCGCGCGGCTCGAAGCCCAGATCGCGCTCGGCTCCGCGGTCGCGCGCTTCCCGAACATGAAGCTCGCCGACGAGTCACCCGAGTGGAAGCCGGGCATCGTGCTGCGCGGGCTGCGCGAGCTCTGGATCAGACTCTAG
- a CDS encoding glutathione S-transferase N-terminal domain-containing protein has protein sequence MIDLHYWPTPNGWKISIALEELGLPYRVVPVNIGRGEQFQPEFLAISPNNRMPAIVDRAPADGGKPISVFESGAILLYLADKTGRLCPRDLRGRTEVQEWLMWQMGGLGPMSGQANHFRNYAPEKIAYGIDRYTNEVNRLYGVLDKRLAGRDFICGDFSIADCASWPWLLSHERLGQTLAEFPNLRRWYDAVKERPSVRRGIDVGKELRTPGTMDEQAKKILFGQTAKSVAR, from the coding sequence ATGATCGATCTCCACTACTGGCCCACGCCGAACGGCTGGAAGATCTCGATCGCGCTCGAGGAGCTCGGCCTGCCCTACCGGGTCGTGCCGGTGAACATCGGCCGCGGCGAGCAGTTCCAGCCCGAGTTTCTCGCGATCAGCCCGAACAACCGCATGCCGGCGATCGTCGATCGCGCGCCGGCCGACGGCGGCAAGCCGATCTCGGTGTTCGAGTCGGGCGCGATCCTCTTGTATCTCGCCGACAAGACCGGAAGGCTGTGCCCGCGCGACCTGCGCGGCCGCACCGAGGTGCAGGAGTGGCTGATGTGGCAGATGGGCGGGCTGGGCCCGATGTCGGGCCAGGCGAATCACTTCCGCAACTACGCGCCCGAGAAGATCGCCTACGGCATCGACCGCTACACGAACGAGGTGAACCGTCTGTACGGCGTGCTCGACAAGCGCCTCGCGGGCCGTGACTTCATCTGCGGCGATTTCTCGATCGCCGACTGCGCGAGCTGGCCCTGGCTGCTCTCTCACGAACGCCTGGGCCAGACCCTGGCCGAGTTCCCGAACCTGCGCCGCTGGTACGACGCGGTGAAGGAGCGCCCGTCCGTGCGCCGCGGCATCGACGTGGGCAAGGAGCTGCGCACCCCGGGCACCATGGACGAGCAGGCGAAGAAGATCCTGTTCGGACAGACCGCCAAGTCAGTCGCTCGCTAG
- the glsA gene encoding glutaminase A, which yields MSKSLSLLAAVIFAAATAGAARAAEDAAAIQKALNDAHAKFQGVTEGKNADYIPALAKVDSKLFGIALVTTDGKSYSVGDADSLFSIQSISKVFTMARVIQDAGEKKIEDSVGVDATGQVFNSIVAIEQYKGHQMNPLVNPGAIATTGMVGGKTDAEKWSKILSTYSDFAGRSLDVNQEVYKSEAETNQRNQAIGALMYAYGLITDDSKMVTDVYTRQCSVNVSAKDLAQMAATLANGGKNPITKKQVIDPKHVPGILAVMATAGLYDDAGIWLYHVGLPAKSGVGGGIIAVAPGRFGIAAFSPPLDAAGNSVRAQRAIGWVSDQLHGNLFASTPQ from the coding sequence ATGAGCAAGTCACTGTCACTCCTGGCCGCGGTGATCTTCGCCGCTGCGACGGCCGGGGCCGCGCGCGCCGCCGAGGACGCCGCTGCCATCCAGAAGGCCCTGAACGACGCCCACGCCAAGTTCCAGGGCGTGACCGAGGGCAAGAACGCCGACTACATCCCGGCGCTCGCGAAGGTCGACTCCAAGCTGTTCGGCATCGCGCTCGTGACCACCGACGGCAAGTCGTATTCGGTCGGCGATGCCGACTCACTCTTCTCGATCCAGTCGATCTCAAAGGTGTTCACCATGGCGCGCGTGATCCAGGACGCGGGCGAAAAGAAGATCGAGGACTCGGTCGGCGTCGACGCCACCGGCCAGGTCTTCAACTCGATCGTCGCGATCGAGCAGTACAAGGGCCACCAGATGAACCCACTGGTGAATCCCGGCGCGATCGCGACCACGGGCATGGTCGGCGGCAAGACCGATGCCGAGAAGTGGTCGAAGATCTTGTCGACCTACAGCGACTTCGCGGGCCGCTCGCTCGACGTCAACCAGGAGGTCTACAAATCCGAGGCCGAGACGAACCAGCGCAATCAGGCGATCGGCGCCCTGATGTACGCCTACGGTCTGATCACCGACGACTCGAAGATGGTGACCGACGTGTACACGCGTCAGTGCTCGGTGAACGTGTCGGCGAAGGACCTGGCGCAGATGGCCGCCACGCTCGCGAACGGCGGCAAGAACCCGATCACCAAGAAGCAGGTGATCGACCCGAAGCACGTGCCGGGCATCCTCGCGGTCATGGCGACGGCGGGTCTGTACGACGACGCGGGCATCTGGCTGTATCACGTCGGCCTGCCGGCGAAGAGTGGCGTGGGTGGCGGCATCATCGCGGTGGCGCCGGGCCGCTTCGGCATCGCCGCGTTCTCGCCGCCGCTCGACGCCGCGGGCAACAGCGTGCGCGCGCAACGGGCGATCGGATGGGTCTCGGACCAGCTCCACGGCAACCTGTTCGCCTCGACGCCGCAGTGA
- the mlaD gene encoding outer membrane lipid asymmetry maintenance protein MlaD: MSRSPIRDLLVGVFVLSGLAALAYLSIELGGAAYSGPGGLTLYANFDEIGGLAKRSPVVIGGVKVGQVTGIELAKDGSFRARVKMDVDKNLKLPDDTQAAVLTQGVLGNQYVGLSPGGSDTFLAQGGEIAYTQSAVVIERLIGKVIQSLGGSSNSSGGGGSGDGGKAPSGGKGS; the protein is encoded by the coding sequence ATGAGTCGCTCGCCGATTCGCGACTTACTCGTGGGGGTGTTCGTGCTCTCCGGGCTGGCTGCGCTCGCCTATCTCTCGATCGAGCTGGGCGGGGCCGCGTACTCGGGCCCGGGCGGGCTCACGCTCTACGCCAACTTCGACGAGATCGGCGGGCTGGCCAAGCGCTCCCCGGTGGTGATCGGCGGCGTGAAGGTCGGCCAGGTCACGGGCATCGAGCTGGCGAAGGACGGGAGCTTCCGCGCGCGCGTCAAGATGGACGTGGACAAGAACCTGAAGCTCCCCGACGACACCCAGGCGGCCGTGCTGACCCAGGGCGTGCTCGGCAACCAGTACGTCGGGCTCTCTCCGGGCGGATCCGACACCTTCCTGGCCCAGGGCGGAGAGATCGCCTACACGCAGAGTGCGGTCGTGATCGAGCGTCTGATCGGAAAGGTGATCCAGAGCCTGGGCGGCAGCAGCAACAGCAGCGGCGGGGGCGGAAGCGGCGACGGCGGCAAAGCCCCGAGCGGAGGAAAGGGCTCGTGA
- a CDS encoding amidohydrolase family protein, whose amino-acid sequence MLLILAARAPAADSSSYELDDSHVHLTNYVQQGPDARAFLKTMGTKVGRATLFGIPLQQTWSYENSGDFQPTYYLHTDAPLYYYSFTDAWIASQWLSLTPAERARFDPMITGSNPADMYAVEHIQRVLKVFPGVFEGIGEFTIHKEFVSSKVAGDTASLTDPALDRIFSFAGESGLLVLIHEDIDVPFAKEGSKPEYLEQMKALLARHPQATTIWAHMGLGRVIHPVQASQAGVTERNPGQLEIVSSILSDPKFKHVYFDISWDEVAKWVVASPETTRRTAEVINEFPDRFLFGTDEVGPTDPDAYLHVYRQYDPLWALLRADARQKVRKGNYERLFDAARHKVRAWEKAHP is encoded by the coding sequence ATGCTGCTGATCCTGGCCGCTCGCGCACCGGCTGCCGACTCGTCGAGCTACGAGCTCGACGACTCACACGTGCACCTCACGAACTACGTGCAGCAGGGCCCGGACGCGCGCGCGTTCCTGAAGACCATGGGCACGAAGGTCGGGCGTGCCACTCTGTTCGGCATTCCGCTGCAGCAGACCTGGTCGTACGAGAACTCGGGCGACTTCCAGCCGACCTACTATCTGCACACCGACGCACCGCTCTACTACTACTCGTTCACCGACGCGTGGATCGCCTCGCAGTGGCTGTCACTCACACCCGCGGAGCGCGCCCGCTTCGACCCGATGATCACCGGCTCCAACCCGGCCGACATGTACGCGGTGGAGCACATCCAGCGCGTGCTGAAGGTGTTCCCGGGCGTGTTCGAGGGCATCGGCGAGTTCACGATCCACAAGGAGTTCGTGTCTTCGAAGGTCGCGGGCGACACCGCGAGCCTGACCGACCCCGCGCTCGACCGCATCTTCAGCTTCGCGGGCGAGTCCGGCTTGCTCGTGCTGATCCACGAGGACATCGACGTGCCGTTCGCGAAGGAGGGCAGCAAGCCCGAGTACCTGGAGCAGATGAAGGCGCTGCTCGCGCGCCATCCACAGGCCACCACCATCTGGGCGCACATGGGGCTGGGTCGCGTGATCCATCCCGTTCAGGCGAGTCAGGCCGGAGTGACCGAGCGCAACCCCGGCCAGCTCGAGATCGTCTCGTCGATCCTCTCCGACCCCAAGTTCAAGCACGTCTACTTCGACATCTCCTGGGACGAGGTCGCGAAGTGGGTCGTGGCCAGCCCGGAGACCACGAGGCGCACCGCCGAGGTGATCAACGAGTTCCCGGATCGCTTCCTGTTCGGCACCGACGAGGTCGGGCCCACCGACCCCGACGCGTATCTCCACGTCTACCGCCAGTACGACCCGCTGTGGGCGCTCCTCCGCGCGGACGCGCGCCAGAAGGTGCGCAAAGGCAACTACGAGAGACTCTTCGACGCCGCGCGCCACAAGGTGCGCGCCTGGGAGAAGGCTCACCCCTGA
- a CDS encoding DcaP family trimeric outer membrane transporter produces MRSNRLKCLAATTCVAALISSHSGRAGADEAADLRQLKAEIAAERQALSDERAALAEQRKRIDQALISLEDQKAGVEKVSYGAGAVLPAVGAAQPAPGKPSAYLDVYGFLQLDGIYDFNRVDPAWNATLRPSKIPVICPQDPGCGQDGETILSVRQSRLGFNGFIPTAAGDIKTKFEFDLYGVGVDAGNTTMRVRHMWGELGEWGAGQTNSLFMDGDLFPNTIDYWGPPGMVFLRNPQIRWTPISDENWKLAVALEAPGAGIDSGKAGLVDPALTATPWNKYPDLTGMVRYNDRWGHLQLSALLRSIGIEGTLGTGDQFHRRVVGWGLDVGNVFEMGSLVESLTGDQLISGVVYGYGIANYMNDGGTDVAPDAGLSVTAVPTLGWLLYYNRTWDEHWTSSLGYSAHRQFNVGGQHSTAMKQIDYMSINVLWHPVPQVFIGPEILWGKRKNEDSNDKSDTRVQVSFHYNFDGRIGGR; encoded by the coding sequence GTGAGGTCCAATCGCCTCAAGTGTCTCGCGGCGACGACGTGCGTGGCCGCGCTGATATCGAGTCACTCGGGCCGGGCCGGCGCCGACGAGGCAGCCGACCTGCGCCAGCTCAAGGCAGAGATCGCCGCGGAGCGGCAGGCACTCTCCGACGAGCGCGCCGCGCTCGCGGAGCAGCGCAAGCGCATCGACCAGGCGCTGATCAGTCTCGAGGACCAGAAGGCAGGCGTCGAGAAGGTGAGCTACGGCGCCGGAGCAGTGCTGCCCGCCGTGGGCGCGGCCCAGCCGGCGCCCGGCAAGCCCAGCGCTTATCTCGACGTGTACGGCTTCCTGCAGCTCGACGGGATCTACGACTTCAACCGGGTGGACCCGGCCTGGAACGCCACGCTGCGGCCTTCCAAGATCCCCGTGATCTGCCCGCAAGATCCGGGCTGCGGTCAGGACGGCGAGACGATCCTGAGCGTGCGCCAGTCACGGCTCGGCTTCAACGGCTTCATCCCGACCGCGGCGGGCGACATCAAGACCAAGTTCGAGTTCGACCTGTACGGCGTGGGCGTCGACGCGGGCAACACCACCATGCGCGTGCGCCACATGTGGGGCGAGCTGGGCGAGTGGGGCGCGGGCCAGACCAACAGTCTGTTCATGGACGGCGATCTCTTCCCGAACACGATCGACTACTGGGGGCCGCCGGGCATGGTGTTCCTGCGCAACCCGCAGATCCGCTGGACGCCGATCTCCGACGAGAACTGGAAGCTCGCCGTCGCCCTCGAAGCGCCGGGCGCCGGCATCGACTCCGGCAAGGCCGGGCTCGTCGACCCGGCGCTCACGGCCACGCCGTGGAACAAGTATCCCGATCTCACCGGCATGGTGCGCTACAACGACCGCTGGGGTCACTTGCAGCTCTCCGCGCTGCTGCGCTCGATCGGCATCGAGGGCACGCTCGGTACCGGGGACCAGTTCCACCGCCGCGTCGTCGGGTGGGGCCTGGACGTCGGCAACGTATTCGAGATGGGCTCGCTCGTCGAGTCACTGACCGGAGACCAGCTCATCTCGGGCGTGGTCTACGGCTATGGCATCGCGAACTACATGAACGACGGGGGCACCGACGTGGCGCCGGACGCCGGCCTGAGCGTGACCGCGGTGCCCACGCTGGGCTGGCTCCTGTACTACAACCGCACCTGGGACGAGCACTGGACGAGCTCGCTCGGCTACAGCGCCCATCGGCAGTTCAACGTCGGGGGACAGCACTCGACGGCCATGAAGCAGATCGACTACATGAGCATCAACGTGCTCTGGCACCCGGTGCCGCAGGTGTTCATCGGTCCGGAGATCCTCTGGGGCAAACGCAAGAACGAAGACAGCAACGACAAGTCGGATACCCGCGTCCAGGTGTCCTTCCACTACAACTTCGATGGCCGCATCGGCGGTCGCTGA
- a CDS encoding VacJ family lipoprotein: MSFRLSRLLIAGAASACFACAEANGPAQPELAGHAMVSTDSPDAVYDPFQPFNRAMFWVNNDVLDAYIYGPLAHGWMFITPLTVRIHLEQFVDNLNSPGYVVYPLLQLDPKQSGIALARFGINTTVGIAGIFDPADHYLHLRARREDMGQTLGVWGMTPGPYLVLPVLAPRSCARDLVGMPFDWLLNVGDGYFWPLFAPYGETMLRDINRRALVDADLKAARDAAVDWYSSARDLYFQARERDIRNGAEPVEKPDNDLYESDDSESLPE; this comes from the coding sequence GTGAGCTTTCGCCTGTCGCGGCTGCTGATCGCGGGCGCCGCCAGCGCGTGCTTCGCGTGCGCGGAGGCGAACGGTCCCGCGCAGCCGGAGCTGGCCGGGCACGCGATGGTCTCCACCGATTCGCCCGACGCCGTCTACGACCCGTTCCAGCCCTTCAACCGGGCCATGTTCTGGGTCAACAACGACGTGCTCGACGCCTACATCTACGGGCCGCTCGCGCACGGCTGGATGTTCATCACGCCACTCACCGTGCGCATCCACCTGGAGCAGTTCGTCGACAACCTGAACTCACCCGGGTACGTGGTGTATCCGCTGCTGCAGCTCGACCCGAAGCAGTCGGGCATCGCGCTGGCCCGCTTCGGCATCAACACGACCGTCGGCATCGCGGGCATCTTCGACCCGGCCGACCACTATCTCCACCTGCGCGCACGGCGCGAGGACATGGGTCAGACACTCGGCGTCTGGGGCATGACGCCCGGGCCGTACCTCGTGCTGCCGGTGCTGGCGCCGCGCAGCTGCGCGCGCGATCTCGTGGGCATGCCGTTCGACTGGCTCTTGAACGTGGGCGACGGCTACTTCTGGCCGCTGTTCGCGCCCTACGGCGAGACCATGCTGCGCGACATCAACCGGCGCGCGCTGGTCGACGCCGACCTCAAGGCGGCGCGCGATGCGGCGGTGGACTGGTACAGCTCCGCGCGCGACCTGTATTTCCAGGCGCGCGAGCGCGACATCCGAAACGGCGCGGAGCCCGTGGAGAAACCCGACAATGACCTGTACGAGAGCGACGACAGCGAGAGCCTGCCGGAGTAG